From the Lolium rigidum isolate FL_2022 chromosome 2, APGP_CSIRO_Lrig_0.1, whole genome shotgun sequence genome, one window contains:
- the LOC124693566 gene encoding myosin-6-like produces MAAQASIAAGSQVWAEDPDEAWIDGEVVNVLGDTVTIKCSNGKTVKAKASHVHAKDPEESPCGVDDMTKLAYLHEPGVLQNLKARYDMNEIYTYTGSILIAVNPFRRLPHLYDVQMMEQYKGADFGELSPHPFAVADAAYRLMLNEGVSQSILVSGESGAGKTESTKMIMRYLAYMGGKAASEGRTVEKQVLQSNPVLEAFGNAKTVRNNNSSRFGKFVEIQFDQNGRISGAAVRTYLLERSRVCQTSEAERNYHCFYMICAGSPEERERYKLGDPSTFHYLNQSNCYKIDGLDESKEYLETRQAMDICGISSEEQEAIFRIVAAILHLGNVEFAEGDDVDSSKPKNEKSMFHLRTAAELFMCDEKALKDSLCQRIIVTRDENIVKTLDPEAAKGSRDALAKTVYSRLFDWLVNKINSSIGQDPNSKCLIGVLDIYGFESFKTNSFEQFCINLTNEKLQQHFNQHVFKMEQEEYTKEEIDWSYIEFVDNQDILDLIDKKPGGIIALLDEACMLPRSTHETFAQKLYQTFKNHKRFVKPKLSRSDFTICHYAGDVTYQTDLFLDKNKDYVIAEHQALLGASGCSFVSCLFPPLSEDSSKSSKFSSIGSRFKQQLQSLLETLSATEPHYIRCVKPNSLLKPAIFENQNVLQQLRCGGVMEAIRISCAGYPTRRTFLEFIDRFGILAPSVLTGSSDEITAVRRLLEKVDLQGYQVGKTKVFLRAGQMAELDARRNEVLGRSASMIQRKARSFLAKKSFIALRRSAVQIQTVCRGELARSVYRSLRREAASLKIQTSYRMHNARKAYTALSASALIIQSSLRGMAARKEIHFRRQTRAAIIIQSRCRQFLARLDYSRTRKAAITTQCIWRGKVARKELRKLKMAARETGALQAAKNKLEKQVEELTWRLQLEKRMRADLEESKSQENAKLQAALQEVQQQYKETKDTLVKEREAAKMVAEIAPVIKEVPVIDTELMNKLRDENDTLKTLVSSLEKKIDDTEKKYDETNKISEERLKKAMDAESKIDDLNMAMLRLQEKISNMESDEKVQRQALLSTPVRSMSEHLSIPIVPKNLENGYHEVEEPKEPQSAPPVLKDYANGDPKLRKSSAEKQLENVDALIDCVAKNLGYCEGKPVAAFTIYKCLLHWKSFEAEKTSVFDRLIQLIGSAIENEDDNDNLAYWLSNTSSLLFLLQRSLKAAGAPGSVSRKKPPQPTSLFGRMAQGLRSASFANMHVEATDVVRQVEAKYPALLFKQQLTAYVEKIYGIIRDNIKKELSSLISLCIQAPRTMKASMLRISGRSSGQPQSNHWQKIIENLNVLLKVLQDNHVPPVLAQKIFTQIFSYINVQLFNSLLLRRECCSFSNGEYVKAGLAELELWCAKATAEYAASSWDEIRHIRQAVGFLVIFQKFRISYDEIVHDLCPILSVQQLYRICTQYWDDKYNTQSVSSDVLSNMRVLMTEDSNNAESSSFLLDDNSSIPFSVEDITNAIQEKDFSDVKPAEELVENPAFQFLQD; encoded by the exons atg GCGGCTCAAGCTTCCATCGCGGCGGGATCGCAGGTTTGGGCCGAGGATCCAGATGAGGCCTGGATTGATGGGGAGGTCGTAAACGTCCTCGGAGACACCGTCACCATCAAGTGCTCCAATGGGAAGACG GTTAAAGCAAAGGCATCTCATGTCCACGCTAAGGATCCCGAGGAATCACCGTGCGGAGTAGATGACATGACGAAGCTCGCCTATCTGCACGAACCCGGGGTTCTTCAGAATCTGAAAGCTAGATATGACATGAACGAAATTTAT ACGTATACTGGAAGTATTCTGATTGCTGTAAATCCTTTCCGAAGACTTCCTCATCTGTACGATGTTCAGATGATGGAACAGTATAAAGGGGCAGATTTCGGTGAATTAAGCCCCCATCCTTTCGCTGTCGCAGATGCTGCATATAG ATTGATGCTAAATGAAGGAGTAAGTCAGTCCATCCTTGTTAGTGGAGAAAGTGGTGCTGGTAAAACAGAAAGCACTAAAATGATCATGCGGTATCTTGCGTACATGGGTGGGAAGGCTGCCTCTGAAGGCCGAACTGTGGAGAAGCAAGTTCTTCAG TCTAATCCTGTTCTTGAAGCATTTGGAAATGCAAAGACTGTGAGAAATAATAATTCAAG TCgctttggtaaatttgtcgagatCCAGTTTGATCAGAATGGGAGAATATCAGGTGCTGCTGTCAGAACTTATCTTCTCGAGAGATCTCGTGTCTGTCAAACATCTGAAGCAGAGAGAAATTACCACTGTTTCTACATGATTTGTGCTGGCTCACCTGAG GAACGGGAGAGATACAAACTAGGAGATCCCAGTACGTTCCACTATCTTAATCAGTCTAACtgctataagattgatggcctcgATGAATCAAAGGAGTATCTTGAAACTAGACAGGCCATGGATATATGCGGAATCAGTTCTGAAGAGCAG GAAGCAATTTTCCGGATTGTGGCTGCCATTCTCCACTTGGGAAATGTTGAGTTTGCAGAAGGGGATGATGTAGATTCGTCGAAACctaaaaatgagaaatctatgTTCCATTTAAGGACAGCTGCTGAGCTCTTCAT GTGCGATGAGAAAGCACTAAAAGATTCACTGTGCCAACGCATTATTGTGACCCGTGATGAGAACATAGTAAAAACTTTGGATCCCGAGGCTGCCAAAGGTAGTAGAGATGCACTTGCTAAGACTGTGTACTCACGGTTGTTTGACTG GCTTGTGAATAAGATAAACAGCTCTATTGGTCAAGATCCAAATTCAAAATGCTTAATTGGAGTGCTGGATATCTACGGCTTTGAAAGCTTCAAGACAAACAG CTTTGAGCAGTTCTGTATCAACCTGACAAATGAAAAACTCCAGCAACACTTCAATCAG CATGTTTTTAAGATGGAGCAGGaagagtatactaaagaagaaatTGACTGGAGCTACATTGAGTTCGTTGACAACCAGGATATTCTTGATCTCATTGATAAG AAACCTGGTGGGATTATTGCCCTTCTAGATGAAGCTTG TATGTTGCCAAGATCGACACATGAGACATTTGCTCAGAAGTTGTACCAAACATTCAAAAATCACAAGCGTTTTGTGAAGCCAAAGTTATCTCGGTCAGACTTTACAATATGTCATTATGCTGGCGAT GTAACGTATCAAACTGACTTATTTTTGGACAAGAACAAGGATTATGTGATTGCTGAGCATCAGGCTCTCTTGGGTGCTTCAGGATGTTCGTTTGTTTCATGCCTTTTCCCTCCTCTCTCCGAGGACTCCTCAAAATCGTCAAAATTTTCATCAATTGGTTCCAGGTTCAAG CAACAATTGCAATCtctcttggaaacattgagtGCAACCGAGCCCCACTATATCCGTTGTGTAAAGCCTAATAGTTTATTGAAGCCAGCAATTTTTGAGAACCAGAATGTTCTTCAGCAGCTCAGATGTGGA GGGGTTATGGAAGCAATTAGGATAAGCTGTGCTGGGTATCCAACTAGAAGAACATTCCTTGAGTTCATTGATCGTTTCGGTATTCTTGCACCGAGTGTTTTGACTGGAAG TTCTGATGAGATCACTGCTGTAAGAAGGCTCTTAGAGAAGGTAGATCTACAAGGTTACCAG GTTGGCAAGACAAAGGTTTTTCTTCGCGCTGGTCAGATGGCTGAACTTGATGCTCGTAGAAATGAAGTGCTAGGGCGTTCAGCTAGCATGATTCAGAGGAAAGCCCGGTCATTTTTGGCCAAGAAGAGTTTCATCGCACTACGAAGATCAGCTGTACAAATACAGACAGTTTGTCGCG GAGAACTTGCGAGAAGCGTTTACCGCAGTCTCCGCAGAGAAGCTGCTTCACTCAAAATCCAGACTAGTTACCGCATGCATAATGCAAGAAAGGCATACACTGCACTTTCTGCTTCCGCGCTTATCATTCAATCATCCTTACGTGGGATGGCTGCACGTAAAGAAATCCACTTCAGACGACAAACAAGAGCTGCTATCATTATTCAG AGTCGGTGCCGTCAATTCTTGGCGAGGTTGGATTATTCAAGAACAAGAAAAGCTGCTATTACTACACAATGCATCTGGAGAGGAAAAGTTGCTAGAAAGGAGCTTCGGAAACTCAAAATG GCTGCACGGGAAACTGGCGCTTTGCAAGCTGCCAAAAATAAACTGGAAAAGCAAGTTGAAGAGCTCACATGGCGGCTACAGTTGGAGAAGCGAATGCGA GCTGATCTCGAGGAATCTAAATCACAAGAGAATGCAAAGTTGCAAGCTGCCTTGCAAGAGGTGCAACAACAGTACAAAGAAACAAAAGACACACTAGTGAAGGAGAGAGAGGCAGCCAAGATGGTCGCAGAGATAGCTCCAGTTATTAAAGAGGTTCCTGTTATAGATACAGAGCTGATGAATAAGCTTAGAGACGAAAATGACACACTTAAG ACTCTGGTCAGCTCTCTTGAAAAGAAGATTGATGATACTGAAAAGAAATATGATGAAACAAACAAAATCAGCGAGGAAAGGCTAAAGAAGGCAATGGATGCTGAGTCGAAAATTGATGATTTAAACATGGCCATGCTAAG GCTTCAAGAAAAAATATCCAACATGGAATCTGATGAGAAAGTACAAAGACAAGCATTGTTGAGCACGCCAGTCAGGAGCATGTCTGAACATTTGTCGATTCCAATTGTTCCGAAG AACCTGGAGAATGGCTATCATGAGGTTGAAGAGCCAAAG GAACCCCAAAGTGCACCTCCTGTTCTTAAGGATTATGCTAACGGTGATCCAAAATTAAGGAAATCTTCGGCTGAGAAGCAACTG GAAAACGTTGATGCACTAATTGACTGTGTAGCGAAAAATCTTGGCTACTGTGAGGGGAAGCCTGTTGCTGCTTTTACCATATATAAATGTCTCCTTCACTGGAAATCTTTTGAGGCTGAGAAGACCAGTGTTTTTGACCGTCTTATTCAGTTAATAGGATCTGCAATAGAG AATGAGGACGACAATGACAACCTTGCTTACTGGCTCTCAAATACGTCTAGCTTACTTTTCCTTCTGCAAAGAAGCCTCAAAGCTGCTGGTGCACCTGGGAGTGTTTCACGAAAGAAGCCTCCTCAGCCAACATCATTGTTTGGTCGAATGGCTCAA GGCTTGCGCTCTGCATCTTTTGCCAACATGCATGTTGAGGCGACGGATGTTGTGCGCCAAGTTGAGGCCAAGTATCCTGCCCTACTTTTCAAGCAGCAGTTAACTGCTTACGTGGAGAAGATATATGGAATCATCCGTGATAATATTAAAAAGGAATTGTCATCTTTGATTTCTCTATGCATCCAG GCTCCAAGAACAATGAAAGCTAGCATGCTGCGAATTTCTGGAAGGTCATCTGGTCAACCTCAGAGCAACCATTGGCAGAAAATTATCGAGAATTTGAATGTCCTTTTAAAAGTTCTACAAGATAATCAT GTACCCCCTGTCTTGGCTCAGAAAATTTTCACCCAGATATTCTCATACATTAATGTACAGCTATTCAATAG TCTGCTCCTTCGTCGTGAGTGTTGCTCCTTCAGCAATGGCGAGTACGTCAAGGCTGGCCTAGCTGAGTTGGAATTGTGGTGTGCAAAGGCAACAGCCGAG TATGCAGCATCATCATGGGACGAAATCAGGCACATCAGACAGGCTGTTGGCTTTTTG GTTATATTCCAAAAGTTCAGAATATCTTACGATGAGATAGTCCATGATCTATGTCCG ATCTTGAGTGTCCAACAATTATACAGAATTTGTACACAATACTGGGACGACAAGTACAATACGCAAAGCGTATCGTCAGAT GTTCTTAGTAACATGCGGGTCCTAATGACAGAGGATTCCAACAATGCAGAAAGTAGTTCATTTCTGTTGGATgataattcaag CATCCCATTCTCAGTGGAGGATATCACCAACGCGATACAGGAGAAGGACTTCTCGGACGTGAAACCTGCCGAGGAGCTGGTCGAGAACCCCGCCTTCCAGTTTTTACAGGATTAG
- the LOC124691056 gene encoding uncharacterized protein LOC124691056: MSAKITVTYKRKRGASKARAADGVVPEPSPASGGGVAGGEASKHESTSTKQHDALKSVQQSAEKETAEPCAHPLEKEQEEIQLSESLPQTELPEICCATSLPIAEASNDKLQCSNDAFNPIPSRSYACDLRHDDGTNNQAEDSNNSAPARISYHQAPDDTARHSQCKDRFSPLLTFRRRVKRKINLDESAKEDYSKDDGKRCSTLTCSPPSFLVSDAPLLKETGGNSLDTAYKEVTGSSRGNSLLQKMQGKAAYRDPKMTITGTSTGLKVPSQGLLEQKSSYMQHTVSQQNAEDVNQSLTSERNGTLVSEFTSVPEISKQDVRAEDLRKTLHHVTEAPDVVEMKELHDGPLESEGSTKHIPVIVLDGDNDERGKLQENPKVSDQVVQENKKGEFTSGKINLNCVESPEESPLDLNDSSVQRNQDHFATEQKHVSQPIERLFFTKEKDTIHAKEKHQEGTSTLHTLYSNFFDPTPSRKAGSSKEPKNMPSELKFRIMDKVPEFSLDLSLDGFQDSGMSTLGHSKLFHGGKSSGSHLLTERLGTYSYKRRQAPWSEEELDFLWIGVRRYGTNNWNAMMRDTRLQFSSSRVPEDLAKQWDKEQKKLLGVDLHQSIRTSALGSAPPLHIAEDYVGNSSCSGCSKSPFLAAQTNLSMGDVYLRNARASDRGQHHLSNLGRYNLHGIDNGLRNSSLGSFPVGSSSHGKSGTRRRKTSKLHKSYYDNRSHWCQEVPDRMSQVFPMNQQPINSLPQWLTKDAKTSTSWLNPEMWPNTQAPCHSAADSLNDSLRAAAFLFPDEKKPHVMPDAPLKRTLKRKVELHSLDKKVFQTGGDTMDLNQRAAAMAAGLNGATASNTGASSEETLSDS; encoded by the exons ATGAGCGCCAAGATAACGGTAACGTACAAGAGGAAGCGCGGCGCATCCAAGGCCCGGGCAGCTGACGGCGTGGTTCCCGAGCCTTCTCCCGCTTCTGGTGGCGGGGTTGCCGGCGGTGAAGCTTCGAAACATGAG TCTACCTCCACAAAGCAACATGATGCCCTCAAGTCGGTGCAACAGAGCGCTGAAAAAGAAACAGCTGAGCCATGTGCGCATCCATTAGAGAAAGAACAAGAGGAAATTCAGTTAAGTGAATCATTGCCACAGACAGAGCTACCTGAGATTTGTTGTGCCACCAGTCTTCCAATAGCCGAGGCATCCAATGATAAATTACAATGCAGTAATGATGCATTTAATCCAATTCCTTCGCGGAGTTATGCATGCGATCTTAGGCATGATGACGGGACAAATAACCAGGCAGAAGATTCTAATAACTCTGCCCCTGCAAGAATAAGTTATCATCAAGCGCCAGATGATACGGCCAGACATAGTCAGTGTAAGGACAGATTTAGTCCTCTGCTCACCTTCCGTAGGCGTgtcaaaaggaaaattaatttggaTGAATCAGCAAAGGAAGATTATTCAAAAGATGATGGAAAAAGGTGCTCAACACTGACATGCAGCCCACCAAGTTTCTTAGTTAGTGATGCACCCTTGCTCAAAGAAACCGGTGGCAACTCTTTGGATACTGCATATAAG GAGGTCACGGGTTCGAGTCGTGGAAACAGCCTCTTGCAAAAAATGCAAGGAAAGGCTGCGTACAGAGACCCCAAG ATGACTATAACAGGAACAAGTACTGGACTAAAGGTACCATCTCAAGGCTTACTTGAACAAAAAAG TTCATACATGCAGCATACCGTTTCCCAACAGAATGCTGAAGATGTAAACCAAAGCTTAACTTCAGAACGTAATGGTACATTAGTGTCAGAATTTACTAGTGTGCCAGAGATCAGTAAGCAAGATGTAAGAGCAGAGgacttgagaaaaactctacatcATGTTactgaagcaccagatgttgttgaAATGAAGGAGTTACATG ATGGTCCTCTAGAATCTGAAGGTTCAACAAAACATATTCCAGTCATTGTCTTGGACGGTGATAATGATGAGAGGGGTAAACTGCAGGAAAATCCAAAGGTTTCTGATCAAGTGGTCCAGGAGAATAAGAAAGGCGAATTTACTTCAGGGAAGATCAACCTGAATTGTGTTGAATCACCTGAAGAAAGTCCTCTCGATCTGAATGACTCATCAGTTCAAAGGAATCAG GATCATTTTGCTACTGAACAGAAACACGTTTCTCAACCAATTGAAAGGTTGTTCTTTACAAAGGAGAAAGATACCATCCATGCTAAAGAGAAACATCAAGAGGGAACCTCAACATTGCATACCCTGTATTCAAACTTTTTTGATCCAACTCCGTCACGGAAAGCTGGAAGTTCCAAGGAACCAAAGAACATGCCTTCAGAACTGAAATTCAGAATAATGGATAAGGTTCCTGAGTTCAGTTTAGATCTCAGCTTGGATGGTTTCCAGGACAGCGGCATGTCTACCCTGGGGCACAGCAAGCTGTTTCATGGAGGCAAGTCTAGTGGATCACATTTACTGACCGAAAGACTCGGTACATACTCCTACAAAAGACGCCAGGCTCCCTGGTCGGAAGAAGAGTTAGATTTTCTATGGATTGGAGTGAGAAGGTATGGAACGAATAACTGGAATGCAATGATGAGGGATACACGACTACAATTCTCAAGCTCGAGAGTGCCCGAGGATCTTGCTAAGCAATGGGACAAGGAGCAAAAGAAGCTTCTAGGTGTAGATCTACATCAATCAATTAGAACATCTGCTCTAGGATCTGCACCACCTCTGCATATAGCGGAAGATTATGTTGGGAACAGTTCATGCTCTGGATGCTCAAAGTCTCCATTTCTTGCAGCCCAAACGAACCTTTCCATGGGTGATGTGTACCTTCGGAATGCTCGTGCTTCAGATAGAGGCCAGCATCATTTATCAAATCTGGGCAGATACAACCTTCATGGAATTGATAACGGGCTGAGGAATTCGTCTCTGGGAAGCTTCCCTGTGGGTTCTTCCTCACACGGAAAAAGTGGCACCAGGCGTAGGAAGACATCGAAGCTCCACAAGTCGTACTATGACAACAGGTCACACTGGTGCCAAGAAGTACCCGACAGAATGTCTCAGGTCTTTCCCATGAACCAACAGCCAATCAACAGCCTTCCTCAGTGGCTTACGAAGGATGCCAAGACCAGTACAAGCTGGCTTAACCCGGAGATGTGGCCGAACACCCAAGCGCCATGTCATTCCGCGGCTGATTCGCTGAATGATAGCCTGAGAGCTGCTGCATTTCTGTTCCCTGACGAAAAGAAACCGCATGTCATGCCTGATGCACCCTTGAAGCGCACTCTGAAGAGGAAAGTGGAGTTGCACAGTCTGGACAAGAAGGTTTTCCAGACCGGCGGTGACACCATGGATCTGAACCAGAGGGCCGCTGCTATGGCAGCAGGGCTGAACGGTGCTACTGCGAGcaacacaggtgcttcgtctgaagagacgctatcagacaGCTGA